A single region of the Vicia villosa cultivar HV-30 ecotype Madison, WI linkage group LG4, Vvil1.0, whole genome shotgun sequence genome encodes:
- the LOC131597872 gene encoding meiotically up-regulated gene 184 protein-like encodes MEQEEFDYKAKLVLDICSISNHSIRCVHTFFSSAPFVDWYCILGVEENAGLNTIRKKYHKLALQLHPDKNKHPKAEIAFKLVSQAYTILSDAAKRKTFNLERNRSFCIECNRIPYKPNILPTNSNASSFKPCNITNKSISSKVRRNILDMRERLKQEAKVIENCLRTKSVSKKESPVFNPSNYIYQTNPHPRSNVYKNSKTFWYLQKENAVRRDKGDAKDKYSSPIFEVK; translated from the exons ATGGAACAAGAAGAATTTGATTACAAAGCCAAATTGGTATTAGATATATGTTCCATTTCCAACCATTCAATTCGTTGTGTTCATACATTTTTCTCAAGTGCACCTTTCGTTGATTGGTATTGCATTCTTGGt GTTGAAGAAAATGCTGGGCTAAATACCATTCGTAAGAAATATCATAAACTtg CCTTGCAACTTCATCCAGATAAGAATAAACACCCTAAAGCTGAAATTGCATTCAAACTTGTCTCTCAG GCATATACAATACTATCTGATGCTGCAAAAAGAAAAACTTTCAACTTAGAAAGAAACAGAAGCTTCTGCATTGAGTGCAATAGAATCCCCTATAAACCCAACATTCTCCCTACCAATTCCAATGCTTCAAGTTTCAAGCCATGCAACATTACCAACAAATCAATATCTAGTAAAGTTAGAAGAAAtattttggacatgagagaaagATTGAAGCAAGAGGCTAAGGTGATAGAGAATTGTCTGAGGACAAAGTCAGTGTCTAAAAAAGAAAGTCCTGTTTTTAATCCATCAAACTACATATACCAAACTAACCCTCATCCTAGGAGCAATGTTTACAAAAATTCCAAGACATTTTGGTACTTACAGAAAGAAAATGCAGTGCGCCGCGACAAGGGAGACGCGAAAGATAAGTATAGTTCACCTATTTTTGAGGTCAAGTAG
- the LOC131595228 gene encoding uncharacterized protein LOC131595228, with product MNISAFTSLNSQLSPVLPFAPRASPQRATLSLFPPPLLSFPKSCQRLSLSAMSSPPTTTELSDESHFETLLSPDDHISICGFGSLLSERSARSTFPDLLNFRIAKLSHFRRVFAHVAPVFFERGIAKPETMEISSLSVEPCEGETLVVTVFEIRKSEIPDFIKREVEFRFLAVLPETLDGKSYDIPAVLCARYSDEEFLNIRCKGNKETLFQQYGRWNIDKIWRDDVFPCRVYLRHCVLAAKNLGETAYNNFLDHTYLADRKTTIREYLATAGSGIMEEEPPESLKFRYGG from the exons ATGAACATAAGCGCCTTCACTTCCTTAAACTCACAACTCTCACCCGTTCTCCCATTCGCCCCGCGCGCGTCCCCACAACGCGCCACCCTCTCCCTCTTTCCACCTCCTCTTCTCTCTTTTCCAAAATCCTGCCAACGCCTCTCTCTTTCCGCCATGTCTTCTCCTCCGACCACTACCGAACTCAGCGACGAATCTCACTTCGAGACCCTCCTCTCTCCCGATGATCACATCTCCATTTGCGGCTTCGGCTCTCTCCTCTCCG AGCGAAGCGCACGAAGCACTTTCCCTGATTTGCTCAATTTCAGAATCGCTAAGCTGAGTCACTTCCGTCGCGTTTTCGCTCATGTTGCTCCTGTTTTCTTCGAACGCGGCATTGCCAAACCAGAAACTATG gagaTTTCAAGCTTGAGTGTGGAGCCATGTGAAGGAGAAACTCTTGTAGTAACAGTTTTTGAGATAAGAAAATCAGAG ATTCCAGATTTCATCAAGAGAGAGGTTGAGTTTCGGTTTCTTGCG GTTCTTCCTGAAACTCTTGATGGAAAATCTTATGACATTCCAGCG GTTCTTTGTGCTCGTTATAGTGATGAGGAATTTCTCAACATTAGATGTAAAG GAAACAAGGAAACTTTGTTTCAGCAATATGGAAGGTGGAATATTGATAAAATTTGGAGAGATGATGTTTTTCCCTGCCGTGTCTATCTTCGACACTG TGTACTTGCAGCAAAGAATCTTGGTGAAACAGCCTACAACAATTTTCTGGATCATACCTACCTTGCTGACCGCAAAACAACTATTCGCGAGTACTTGGCGACAGCAGGTTCTGGCATAATGGAAGAGGAACCACCTGAATCCCTCAAGTTCCGCTATGGCGGATGA
- the LOC131595227 gene encoding uncharacterized protein LOC131595227 isoform X1, with protein MAAGTMATAAGAAVMLYYVSRRLTKKEEEEEDDHDGDVSKSSRSIRRRRISRRPAQAPATLLESIVTLSETLRFTYAETLGKWPIGDLAFGINYFMRKQGNLAVASVYAGSDCVELKGDEIIVELYDLLRLLTLGMLFSKKPFPVFLDSAGFTVEDVLMQKPKAGLLKPAFTIIRDTQSKCLLLLIRGTHSIKDTLTAATGAVVPFHHSVLNDGGISNLVLGYAHCGMVAAARWIAKLCTPTLLKALAESPDFNVKIVGHSLGGGTAALLTYILREQKEFSSSTCVTFAPAACMTWELAESGKNFITTIINGSDLVPTFSTSSIDDLRSEVTASSWLNDLRDQVEHTKVLNVVYRSATALGSRLPTISSAKARVAGAGAILWPVTSGTQQVMMKRAQSVAEAVVRTRSSLSSWSCMTARRRNVAPLPNSDTEDLTTEVSLLSERISGSLLSDEIATESVLTEEHSSSVAGSGHDDTDEEEHLIPANQDITSTVDDITEGQLWYELEKELQKQDDTIDIHAQEEEAAAAKEITEEENQLVDAAECSNSITTSDNLDNHRFYPPGRIMHIVSMPSSDSSDSNSDDHPTEEHVRLFETPRELYSKLRLSKTMINDHYMPMYKKMMELLIRELEKDSSSNSLM; from the exons ATGGCGGCGGGGACAATGGCGACGGCGGCCGGAGCTGCGGTGATGCTTTACTACGTGAGCCGGAGGTTGACGAAgaaggaggaagaggaagaagatgatcacGATGGCGATGTGTCGAAATCGAGTAGATCGATTCGACGGAGGAGGATTTCGCGGAGACCAGCTCAGGCACCGGCGACTCTGCTTGAATCGATTGTGACTTTGTCTGAGACTTTGCGGTTTACGTATGCGGAGACACTTGGGAAATGGCCTATTGGTGATTTGGCTTTTGGGATCAATTACTTCATGCGAAAACAG GGTAATTTGGCAGTTGCTAGTGTTTATGCTGGAAGTGATTGTGTGGAACTCAAAGGAGATGAGATTATTGTGGAATTATATGACTTGTTGAGGCTATTGACATTGGGTATGCTTTTTTCGAAGAAGCCGTTTCCTGTGTTTTTAGATTCAGCTGGATTTACGGTGGAAGATGTTCTTATGCAGAAGCCTAAAGCTGGG CTTCTGAAACCCGCCTTCACAATTATACGCGACACACAGTCAAAATGCTTACTTCTATTGATCCGGGGCACTCATAGCATAAAAGACACACTGACAGCTGCAACTGGTGCTGTCGTGCCCTTCCATCATTCGGTTTTAAATGATGGTGGGATAAGCAACTTGGTTTTAGGATACGCACACTGCGGTATGGTTGCCGCTGCTCGGTGGATTGCAAAGCTCTGTACTCCTACCCTACTTAAGGCTCTTGCTGAATCTCCAGACTTCAATGTCAAG ATTGTTGGACACTCACTTGGCGGTGGTACTGCTGCACTGTTAACATATATTCTTAGAGAGCAGAAAGAGTTCTCCTCAAGCACATGTGTCACATTTGCCCCAG CTGCTTGTATGACATGGGAGTTAGCAGAATCAGGAAAGAACTTTATTACTACCATCATAAATGGCTCTGACTTAGTGCCCACATTTTCAACTTCCTCTATTGATGATCTCCGATCTGAG GTCACCGCATCCTCTTGGTTAAATGATTTACGGGATCAGGTTGAACATACAAAGGTTCTGAATGTTGTCTACCGCTCTGCAACTGCACTTGGATCTCGCCTACCGACTATATCTAGTGCAAAAGCTAGAGTAGCTGGCGCAGGTGCTATTCTGTGGCCAGTAACCAGTGGCACTCAG CAGGTTATGATGAAGCGTGCACAAAGTGTTGCAGAAGCTGTTGTCAGAACTCGCTCATCGTTGTCATCATGGTCTTGCATGACTGCCCGTCGACGAAATGTCGCTCCATTGCCAAACTCTGATACAGAAGACTTAACTACTGAAGTTTCTCTATTGTCTGAGAGAATATCTGGGTCTCTTTTGTCTGATGAGATAGCAACAGAGTCTGTGCTTACTGAAGAACACAGTTCCTCAGTCGCAGGATCCGGCCATGATGACACAGATGAAGAGGAACATCTCATTCCTGCTAACCAAGATATCACATCCACCGTAGATGACATTACAGAAGGCCAGTTATGGTATGAACTGGAGAAGGAGCTTCAAAAACAGGACGACACCATTGACATTCATGCTCAGGAAGAAGAGGCTGCAGCAGCAAAAGAGATCACGGAAGAAGAAAACCAACTTGTCGACGCTGCAGAATGCAGTAATTCAATCACCACATCCGATAACTTAGATAACCATCGATTTTATCCACCAGGCAGAATCATGCATATTGTATCTATGCCTTCATCGGATAGTTCAGATTCAAATTCTGATGATCATCCTACAGAAGAACATGTCCGCTTATTTGAAACGCCGAGAGAGCTGTACAGCAAGCTCAGACTGTCGAAAACGATGATAAATGACCATTACATGCCAATGTATAAGAAGATGATGGAATTATTAATCCGAGAATTAGAGAAAGATAGCAGTTCTAATAGTTTAATGTGA
- the LOC131595227 gene encoding uncharacterized protein LOC131595227 isoform X2: MAAGTMATAAGAAVMLYYVSRRLTKKEEEEEDDHDGDVSKSSRSIRRRRISRRPAQAPATLLESIVTLSETLRFTYAETLGKWPIGDLAFGINYFMRKQGNLAVASVYAGSDCVELKGDEIIVELYDLLRLLTLGMLFSKKPFPVFLDSAGFTVEDVLMQKPKAGLLKPAFTIIRDTQSKCLLLLIRGTHSIKDTLTAATGAVVPFHHSVLNDGGISNLVLGYAHCGMVAAARWIAKLCTPTLLKALAESPDFNVKIVGHSLGGGTAALLTYILREQKEFSSSTCVTFAPAACMTWELAESGKNFITTIINGSDLVPTFSTSSIDDLRSEVTASSWLNDLRDQVEHTKVLNVVYRSATALGSRLPTISSAKARVAGAGAILWPVTSGTQVMMKRAQSVAEAVVRTRSSLSSWSCMTARRRNVAPLPNSDTEDLTTEVSLLSERISGSLLSDEIATESVLTEEHSSSVAGSGHDDTDEEEHLIPANQDITSTVDDITEGQLWYELEKELQKQDDTIDIHAQEEEAAAAKEITEEENQLVDAAECSNSITTSDNLDNHRFYPPGRIMHIVSMPSSDSSDSNSDDHPTEEHVRLFETPRELYSKLRLSKTMINDHYMPMYKKMMELLIRELEKDSSSNSLM, from the exons ATGGCGGCGGGGACAATGGCGACGGCGGCCGGAGCTGCGGTGATGCTTTACTACGTGAGCCGGAGGTTGACGAAgaaggaggaagaggaagaagatgatcacGATGGCGATGTGTCGAAATCGAGTAGATCGATTCGACGGAGGAGGATTTCGCGGAGACCAGCTCAGGCACCGGCGACTCTGCTTGAATCGATTGTGACTTTGTCTGAGACTTTGCGGTTTACGTATGCGGAGACACTTGGGAAATGGCCTATTGGTGATTTGGCTTTTGGGATCAATTACTTCATGCGAAAACAG GGTAATTTGGCAGTTGCTAGTGTTTATGCTGGAAGTGATTGTGTGGAACTCAAAGGAGATGAGATTATTGTGGAATTATATGACTTGTTGAGGCTATTGACATTGGGTATGCTTTTTTCGAAGAAGCCGTTTCCTGTGTTTTTAGATTCAGCTGGATTTACGGTGGAAGATGTTCTTATGCAGAAGCCTAAAGCTGGG CTTCTGAAACCCGCCTTCACAATTATACGCGACACACAGTCAAAATGCTTACTTCTATTGATCCGGGGCACTCATAGCATAAAAGACACACTGACAGCTGCAACTGGTGCTGTCGTGCCCTTCCATCATTCGGTTTTAAATGATGGTGGGATAAGCAACTTGGTTTTAGGATACGCACACTGCGGTATGGTTGCCGCTGCTCGGTGGATTGCAAAGCTCTGTACTCCTACCCTACTTAAGGCTCTTGCTGAATCTCCAGACTTCAATGTCAAG ATTGTTGGACACTCACTTGGCGGTGGTACTGCTGCACTGTTAACATATATTCTTAGAGAGCAGAAAGAGTTCTCCTCAAGCACATGTGTCACATTTGCCCCAG CTGCTTGTATGACATGGGAGTTAGCAGAATCAGGAAAGAACTTTATTACTACCATCATAAATGGCTCTGACTTAGTGCCCACATTTTCAACTTCCTCTATTGATGATCTCCGATCTGAG GTCACCGCATCCTCTTGGTTAAATGATTTACGGGATCAGGTTGAACATACAAAGGTTCTGAATGTTGTCTACCGCTCTGCAACTGCACTTGGATCTCGCCTACCGACTATATCTAGTGCAAAAGCTAGAGTAGCTGGCGCAGGTGCTATTCTGTGGCCAGTAACCAGTGGCACTCAG GTTATGATGAAGCGTGCACAAAGTGTTGCAGAAGCTGTTGTCAGAACTCGCTCATCGTTGTCATCATGGTCTTGCATGACTGCCCGTCGACGAAATGTCGCTCCATTGCCAAACTCTGATACAGAAGACTTAACTACTGAAGTTTCTCTATTGTCTGAGAGAATATCTGGGTCTCTTTTGTCTGATGAGATAGCAACAGAGTCTGTGCTTACTGAAGAACACAGTTCCTCAGTCGCAGGATCCGGCCATGATGACACAGATGAAGAGGAACATCTCATTCCTGCTAACCAAGATATCACATCCACCGTAGATGACATTACAGAAGGCCAGTTATGGTATGAACTGGAGAAGGAGCTTCAAAAACAGGACGACACCATTGACATTCATGCTCAGGAAGAAGAGGCTGCAGCAGCAAAAGAGATCACGGAAGAAGAAAACCAACTTGTCGACGCTGCAGAATGCAGTAATTCAATCACCACATCCGATAACTTAGATAACCATCGATTTTATCCACCAGGCAGAATCATGCATATTGTATCTATGCCTTCATCGGATAGTTCAGATTCAAATTCTGATGATCATCCTACAGAAGAACATGTCCGCTTATTTGAAACGCCGAGAGAGCTGTACAGCAAGCTCAGACTGTCGAAAACGATGATAAATGACCATTACATGCCAATGTATAAGAAGATGATGGAATTATTAATCCGAGAATTAGAGAAAGATAGCAGTTCTAATAGTTTAATGTGA